The Saprospiraceae bacterium genome includes the window ATTGAATATAATGGTCAAGGTAAGTTAGCAGGGATTATTCGATCCCCTAATGGCCAGTCATTGATGAATATTCAGATAAAAGGGGCCATGAATAGGTTTAACCTTGAGGGGCTACCCAAAGGGCTTTTTTTCCTCGAAATCAGGTCAAATAGCGAAAGAATAGTTAGGAAAATTGTAAAACTCTAAGATACAAATTTGTTAGATTTTAACATTCCCTTTATGACCTACTCCACCTCTAATTTCATCTTATAATAATGTACCCCGGCGCCATACACCCAGCCCACTTGCCCTTTCTTGTTGCGAACCTTCACCCAAGGTTCATTCGTAACTATTTTGCCCAAATTGATCTCTTGGGTAGTATCGGTTACCTCATTCATAAAGAAGACCTCATCGTATAAGGAAAGGCGGTCAATTAGTTTTCCCCCTACTCTCGGCTCCTCACGCATGTTGAGGTTCTCGAGGGTGACAAAAAGAGAGGTAAGCTGCTCTTGCTGCCTCAGCCCCGGTACAGCCGCTGACCGCGGAAGAGGCGTAGGAACAGCAGGGGCCACCTCCTGGGCAATCGTATCCTTGGGAGTAGCTTCGTCCAATATGGCATCCTCTTCTGCCAGTTCGACTTCTGCTTCGCGATATTCCTCCTTGGTAGCACTACATTTGGGAACCATCCAAATCACAAAAGAAAGGAAAAAAATGCCTATTATGATCACTTCTATTTTCGGTAATAATGATGCTCTTTTCGTCATAGGGATTTTTGTATTTGTCCAAAAATAAATA containing:
- a CDS encoding SH3 domain-containing protein produces the protein MTKRASLLPKIEVIIIGIFFLSFVIWMVPKCSATKEEYREAEVELAEEDAILDEATPKDTIAQEVAPAVPTPLPRSAAVPGLRQQEQLTSLFVTLENLNMREEPRVGGKLIDRLSLYDEVFFMNEVTDTTQEINLGKIVTNEPWVKVRNKKGQVGWVYGAGVHYYKMKLEVE